Proteins encoded by one window of Chaetodon trifascialis isolate fChaTrf1 chromosome 15, fChaTrf1.hap1, whole genome shotgun sequence:
- the LOC139343908 gene encoding ral guanine nucleotide dissociation stimulator-like 1, with amino-acid sequence MGKWELTMNPVQEWGEEFEDGAVYGVTLRREPVPSSNPSETSPCCAFVQYRTCKVRRLKAATLDLLVNHLLDPGCQEQDYGRIFLSTYRTFTSSSKLTELLFQRDNAGSDLDNCECYSSPLLTFVQTWLDEYSEDFRDPPLHAALRLLLDHLRISSAVHQDMRSQPNFCSLASQAETLLKRLQKEEAEAKVSPAQADLEQDEESSGDEDSGCDNSLDQGGIMDFSAAAIAEQLTRMDSALFVKVVPYQCLGCVWSQRDKKENMSPTIRATITQFNAITNQVIMSLLCLPTDATSSPTSSRRPPTTPAQRARIIEKWIRVAQDCRQLKNFSSLRAILSALQSNAVYRLRKTWAAVSRDSMATFDNLWETFPDENCVLTNRELLVEDGGQATVGDISPKISKRCPIPRQMSTSSGVVPYLGTYLTVLTMLDTALPDTVEGGLINFEKRRREFEVLSQIRVLQASCSQYNLPHHPRIAAWLQGHKLLTDQESYELSRQLEPPVDLCSPTPWSHRTLTKKLSSLLTVSDGSKKVPADQISVTSSGSSGSEMEDLSSPNSACSIRLQSFHSSCNNVSEAFSSSSSSSSSSSPHSSAASSPDSATPSGSSSDCRTDLCSPVTSCGGARLKPTLASHHKRSVSMTSLPVYNRQVADSCIVRVSVDLGHNNGNMYKSILLTSQDKTAQVIQRALEKHHLENMNWQDFTLTQVISQERELLIPDKANVFYAMSTTANFDFVLRQFPKGQKKPLRATSSLGRYTK; translated from the exons ATGGGAAAATGGGAGTTGACAATG AACCCAGTGCAGGAGTGGGGTGAGGAGTTCGAGGACGGTGCAGTTTATGGGGTCACTCTGCGTCGGGAGCCCGTCCCTTCCTCCAACCCCAGTGAGACGAGTCCATGCTGTGCGTTTGTCCAGTATCGAACCTGCAAGGTGCGCCGCCTGAAGGCCGCCACCCTGGACCTGCTTGTGAACCACCTCCTTGACCCTGGCTGCCAGGAGCAGGACTATGGCAGGATCTTCCTCTCCACCTACAGAACCTTCACCAGCTCCTCAaagctcacagagctgctcttccAGAG GGACAACGCTGGCTCAGATCTGGACAACTGTGAATGCTACAGCAG CCCTCTGTTGACCTTTGTCCAGACATGGTTGGATGAATACAGTGAGGACTTCAGAGATCCTCCCCTGCACGCGGCACTCAGGCTGCTGTTGGACCACCTGAGGATCAGCTCTGCTGTTCACCAGGACATGCGCAGCCAGCCCAACTTCTGCTCGTTGGCTTCACAGGCTGAGACGCTGCTCAAGAGGTTACAGAAAGAAG AAGCTGAGGCAAAGGTCAGTCCTGCCCAGGCAGACCTGgagcaggatgaggagagtTCTGGTGATGAGGATTCAGGATGTGATAACTCTCTGGATCAAGGTGGCATCATGGATTTCTCTGCCGCAGCCATTGCCGAGCAGCTCACCCGAATGGACTCT gctCTATTTGTCAAGGTGGTGCCTTATCAGTGTCTGGGCTGTGTGTGGTCGCAAAGAGACAAGAAGGAAAACATGTCTCCCACCATCCGAGCCACCATCACACAGTTCAACGCCATTACCAACCAGGTCATCATGTCCCTGCTGTGCCTGCCGACGGACGCCACCTCCAGTCCCACTTCCTCCCGCCGGCCTCCCACTACACCAGCGCAACGGGCCCGCATCATAGAAAAGTGGATCAGAGTAGCACAG GACTGTCGTCAGCTGAAGAACTTCTCCTCTCTCAGAGCGATCCTGTCGGCCCTTCAGTCCAATGCAGTTTACAGGCTGAGGAAGACCTGGGCTGCTGTCAGCAG GGACAGCATGGCCACGTTTGATAACCTCTGGGAAACCTTTCCTGATGAGAACTGTGTTCTGACCAACAGAGAGCTCCTGGTGGag GACGGAGGCCAAGCAACTGTGGGTGACATCTCTCCAAAGATATCCAAGCGGTGTCCGATCCCCAGGCAGATG agtACCTCCAGTGGAGTGGTTCCTTACCTGGGCACCTATCTGACCGTCCTCACCATGCTGGACACTGCTCTGCCCGACACTGTGGAG GGTGGACTCATAAACtttgagaagaggaggagg gagTTTGAGGTTCTGTCACAGATCCGTGTGCTGCAGGCGTCCTGCTCCCAGTACAACCTGCCTCATCACCCCAGAATCGCTGCGTGGCTGCAGGGACACAAGCTGCTCACTGACCAGGAGAG CTATGAGCTGTCGAGGCAGCTGGAGCCTCCGGTGGATTTGTGTTCGCCAACCCCTTGGAGCCACCGCACACTCACAAAAAAACTCTCCTC TCTCCTGACGGTGAGCGATGGATCTAAAAAAGTCCCCGCTGACCAGATCAGCGTGACATCTTCTGGATCCAGTGGATCTGAGATGGAGGATCTCTCCTCCCCAAACTCAGCCTGTTCCATCAgactgcag TCCTTTCACAGCTCTTGCAACAATGTGTCTGAggccttctcctcctcctcgtcctcctcttcctcatcttccccACACTCCTCCGCCGCTTCCTCTCCAGACTCCGCCACTCCTTCcggctcctcctctgactgccGGACGGATCTCTGCTCTCCGGTCACGTCCTGCGGCGGGGCTCGGCTGAAGCCCACCCTGGCCTCCCACCACAAACGCTCCGTGTCCATGACCTCCCTGCCGGTGTACAACCGTCAGGTGGCCGACTCCTGCATCGTCAGGGTGAGCGTGGACCTGGGCCACAACAACGGCAACATGTACAAAAGCATCCTG CTGACCAGCCAGGACAAAACTGCACAGGTGATTCAAAGGGCATTGGAGAAGCATCACCTTGAGAACATGAACTGGCAGGACTTCACCCTGACGCAGGTCATCTCCCAGGAGAGAG AGTTGCTCATACCAGACAAGGCCAACGTCTTCTATGCCATGTCTACAACGGCGaactttgactttgttttgcGCCAATTCCCCAAAGGCCAGAAGAAACCACTGAGAGCCACGTCGAGTCTCGGACGATACACAAAGTAG